One segment of Ficedula albicollis isolate OC2 chromosome 2, FicAlb1.5, whole genome shotgun sequence DNA contains the following:
- the TWISTNB gene encoding DNA-directed RNA polymerase I subunit RPA43, with the protein MFEPRPDLVGACSHCCWSASQGARACSDWHPSTAGHRNSSPVQGDTRRVGAPGLGLAGGSAAGLPVGLPAGRAERRGFDPRAGLDDPSRSEHSVIPRSLLAAHRRHVALPPRFLGRKRSGIRAQLDAELLRYSQSLQGVPVAYDNIKVVGELGDIYDDQGFIHLNIEADFVIFSPRKGKKLVGVINKVAPSHIGCLIHGCFNASIPKPEHMSIVQWQELGFKIGDELKFQVLHLDFDTAGVFFIRGGLTKSSMRPKKSVTVTESTNGDEIQKLEQQENGLNDSEEDNVTEEPLNETGNLERENEQEPSVDAVNGVCDDEKKKKKKKKKDRQGEQELVLPTEEQELVLPTGEQELVLPTSDSSGYQSDHKKSKKKKRKHCDEVEESELPQLSEEPKAKKKRTKV; encoded by the exons ATGTTCGAGCCTCGTCCAGACTTGGTGGGGGCTTgtagccactgctgctggagtgctAGCCAGGGTGCTCGGGCTTGCTCGGACTggcaccccagcacagcag GCCACCGTAACTCGTCTCCGGTCCAAGGGGACACGCGTCGGGTTGGGGCCCCCGGTTTGGGTCTGGCCGGCGGGAGCGCGGCGGGGCTCCCTGTGGGGCTCCCTGCGGGCAGGGCCGAGCGCCGCGGGTTCGATCCAAGAGCCGGACTCGATGACCCTTCCCGCtcagaacattctgtgattccgcGTT ccctgctggcGGCGCACCGGCGGCACGTGGCGCTGCCGCCGCGCTTCCTGGGCCGCAAGCGCTCCGGCATCCGCGCGCAGCTGGACGCGGAGCTGCTGCGCTACTCGCAGAG cCTGCAGGGTGTGCCCGTGGCCTACGACAACATCAAAGTGGTCGGCGAGCTCGGCGACATCTACGACGACCAAGGGTTCATCCACCTGAACATCGAGGCGGACTTCGTCATCTTCAGCCCCAGGAAGGGGAAGAAGCTGGTG ggtGTAATTAATAAAGTGGCCCCTAGTCATATTGGCTGCCTGATACATGGATGCTTCAATGCATCTATCCCTAAGCCTGAACACATGTCCATTGTACAGTGGCAAGAGCTGGGATTCAAAATAGGGGATGAACTGAAGTTTCAAGTGTTGCACTTGGATTTTGATACAGCTGGGGTGTTCTTCATTCGAGGAGGACTCACTAAAAGCAG CATGCGGCCCAAAAAATCTGTCACAGTCACTGAAAGTACAAATGGGGACGAAATTCAAAAGCttgagcagcaggaaaatggcTTGAATGACTCTGAGGAAGATAATGTCACAGAAGAGCCTTTAAATGAGACGGGTAACCTTGAGAGGGAAAACGAACAAGAGCCAAGCGTTGATGCTGTGAACGGAGTATGTGATgatgaaaagaagaagaagaagaaaaagaaaaaggacaggcaaggagagcaggagcttgTATTGCCTACTGAAGAACAGGAACTTGTATTGCCTACCGGAGAACAGGAACTTGTATTGCCTACCAGTGACTCCAGTGGTTACCAAAGTGACCataaaaagtcaaagaaaaagaaaagaaagcattgtGATGAAGTTGAAGAAAGCGAATTACCTCAGTTGTCAGAAGAAcccaaagcaaaaaagaaaaggacaaaagtCTGA